A genomic stretch from Roseiconus lacunae includes:
- a CDS encoding class I SAM-dependent methyltransferase, translating into MNQPPPQTSQSESKLQRTLEPEAMDAAEEVREYEKMNHEAVNNAFVDDLKAGGPVGPKVMDLGCGTGEIAILLCQRLEDVQVMGVDLSVEMLEAARIEIELGGVQGRVFLEHADCKSLDHFEPGSSDTVISNTVLHHIADPEPFLRCAVHVLAPGGRLFLRDLVRPADEASVEALVALHGEGETEYAQQLLRQSLHAALTIAEIQELAQPLGIPASAINATSDRHWTIDWVKPS; encoded by the coding sequence ATGAACCAGCCGCCCCCCCAAACCAGCCAATCTGAATCCAAGCTTCAGAGGACCTTAGAGCCGGAAGCGATGGATGCCGCTGAAGAAGTTCGTGAATATGAGAAGATGAATCACGAAGCGGTCAACAATGCCTTCGTTGACGATTTGAAAGCGGGTGGGCCGGTCGGTCCCAAGGTGATGGATCTGGGCTGCGGTACCGGTGAGATCGCCATCCTGCTCTGCCAGCGACTCGAGGACGTCCAGGTCATGGGAGTCGACTTGAGTGTCGAAATGCTCGAAGCGGCTCGGATAGAGATCGAACTTGGTGGTGTGCAAGGCCGCGTATTTTTGGAACACGCCGACTGCAAATCTCTTGACCATTTCGAACCTGGGTCGTCCGACACCGTGATTTCCAATACGGTGCTTCACCACATCGCCGACCCGGAACCGTTTCTTCGCTGTGCGGTGCATGTGCTTGCCCCGGGAGGTCGGTTGTTTTTGCGTGATCTGGTGCGACCGGCAGACGAAGCCTCGGTCGAAGCGCTTGTCGCACTGCACGGCGAAGGCGAGACCGAATACGCGCAGCAACTGTTGCGACAATCATTACACGCGGCCCTCACCATAGCGGAGATTCAGGAATTAGCTCAGCCACTTGGGATCCCCGCGTCGGCGATCAACGCTACCAGCGATCGTCACTGGACGATCGATTGGGTGAAGCCTTCCTAG
- a CDS encoding glycosyltransferase family 4 protein — protein MSAHSSLQATANASTAEPGVDRERSFDLTGPLPARVVFLTHYIPLYQVRVLEEIARRVRHFHVLISTPIEPNRQFELDWGSLDVTVQKTWTFQRRWDHRVSKHPKDSALGGFSDPLYVHVPYDTQRQLRRFNPDVVMSLELGARSLGAIRYCRRSPRAKSVLCTYMSEHTEQNRGALRAKLRRYLVNQADALTYNGPSCKQYLESIGADPSKLHRLAYAADDRSVYRGAVCRKESTVRSRLLYVGQLSERKGVLPMLRQLADDCLENPRREIEIRLAGDGPLRDSIERFEVPQNLCVRLLGNLSPSELANEMALAGASIAPTLADEWLLVVNEALQAGLPMIGSKYAQATTTLIKDGVNGWQYDPCQTDRSHPESLSMALERYFELSDQSIADMRSNCRQSIGHCTPRWAASGAIEAISAVMHSRRDERKS, from the coding sequence GTGTCCGCCCATTCCTCTTTGCAAGCTACGGCGAATGCGTCGACCGCCGAACCGGGCGTCGACCGGGAACGGTCATTCGATTTGACCGGCCCTTTGCCAGCACGCGTCGTCTTTTTGACCCACTATATACCGCTCTACCAAGTTCGCGTGCTTGAGGAGATCGCTCGCCGAGTTCGACATTTCCATGTCCTAATTAGCACCCCGATTGAGCCGAACCGCCAGTTTGAATTGGACTGGGGAAGTTTGGACGTTACGGTTCAAAAGACTTGGACTTTCCAACGTCGCTGGGATCATCGCGTATCAAAGCATCCGAAAGATTCTGCCCTCGGTGGCTTCTCTGATCCGTTGTATGTTCACGTTCCTTACGACACTCAGCGACAACTGAGACGATTCAATCCCGACGTCGTAATGTCGTTAGAACTTGGGGCGAGATCACTTGGGGCGATACGATATTGCAGACGCTCCCCTCGCGCTAAGAGTGTTCTGTGCACGTACATGAGCGAACATACCGAGCAAAACCGTGGGGCGTTACGGGCAAAGCTGCGTCGATATTTGGTCAATCAGGCTGATGCGTTGACCTACAATGGGCCGTCTTGCAAACAGTATCTCGAATCGATCGGTGCCGACCCAAGCAAGTTGCACCGCTTGGCGTATGCCGCCGACGATCGGTCGGTCTATCGTGGGGCCGTTTGTCGCAAAGAATCAACGGTCCGATCGCGTCTGCTTTATGTCGGTCAATTGTCTGAGCGCAAAGGTGTGCTGCCGATGCTTCGACAACTTGCCGACGACTGTCTCGAAAACCCACGACGTGAGATCGAGATCCGGCTCGCCGGCGACGGCCCCCTCCGCGACTCAATCGAACGCTTCGAAGTTCCGCAGAACCTTTGTGTCCGGTTGCTAGGGAACCTTTCGCCATCCGAACTAGCAAACGAGATGGCTCTGGCCGGCGCAAGCATCGCTCCGACGCTCGCGGACGAATGGCTGCTCGTCGTCAACGAAGCCTTGCAAGCTGGTTTGCCGATGATCGGAAGTAAGTACGCCCAAGCGACGACCACTCTGATCAAAGATGGCGTCAATGGCTGGCAGTATGATCCCTGTCAAACCGATCGCTCGCATCCGGAATCACTTTCGATGGCACTCGAGCGATACTTTGAACTTTCAGATCAAAGTATCGCAGACATGCGGTCTAACTGTCGTCAATCGATTGGGCACTGTACTCCGCGTTGGGCTGCTTCGGGAGCGATCGAAGCCATTTCCGCCGTGATGCACAGTCGCCGCGACGAGCGAAAGTCATGA
- a CDS encoding Gfo/Idh/MocA family protein has translation MKAIVVGTGFIGPVHVEALRRAGVEVVGIVGSSAEKSIAAAERLGLPCDITTLDQALADPAVDCIHLTSPNRLHFEQAKAVLLAGKHVLCEKPLAMNSVESKELVELASRSGTVAGVAYNIRFYPLCHEAAQRVAEGRVGDFHHVTGSYVQDWLLKPTDFNWRVLADDGGELRAIADIGTHWLDLIQFIAGQKITDVCADLRTIYPTRQKPVGGAQTFSGDRPDAADTEDVAITTEDCGSVMFRFASGANGCLWVSQTTAGRKNCLRFEIAGSQSTLAFNSESPNELWIGHRDQPSETLLRDPTLMSQQAGKIANFPGGHNEGFPDTFKQLFRSFYGYIASEDRPARRPFPTFEDGHHEVLLCEAILKSHRKQAWQSVNADG, from the coding sequence ATGAAAGCCATCGTTGTAGGAACCGGGTTCATCGGACCGGTACATGTCGAAGCCCTTCGCCGTGCGGGTGTCGAAGTCGTCGGGATCGTCGGTTCATCGGCCGAAAAATCGATCGCCGCGGCCGAACGACTAGGTTTGCCTTGCGATATCACGACACTTGATCAAGCCCTCGCCGATCCGGCTGTTGACTGCATCCATCTGACATCGCCGAATCGGCTGCACTTCGAACAAGCCAAGGCAGTCCTGTTGGCCGGGAAGCATGTGCTTTGCGAAAAGCCTTTGGCGATGAACTCGGTCGAGTCAAAAGAACTTGTCGAATTGGCTTCGCGATCAGGTACGGTCGCGGGAGTCGCCTACAACATTCGTTTCTACCCCCTTTGCCACGAAGCCGCTCAACGGGTCGCCGAAGGTCGCGTCGGTGACTTCCATCATGTGACGGGATCTTATGTTCAAGATTGGTTGCTCAAACCGACCGACTTCAACTGGCGTGTTCTCGCAGATGACGGTGGTGAACTGCGCGCGATCGCCGATATTGGGACGCACTGGCTGGACCTGATTCAGTTCATTGCCGGGCAAAAGATCACCGATGTTTGCGCGGATTTGCGAACGATCTATCCGACACGTCAGAAGCCCGTCGGTGGTGCGCAAACCTTTTCGGGCGACAGACCGGATGCGGCTGATACCGAAGACGTCGCGATCACGACCGAAGATTGCGGGTCGGTCATGTTTCGTTTCGCGAGCGGTGCGAACGGGTGCTTGTGGGTGTCGCAGACCACGGCGGGGCGAAAGAATTGCTTGCGGTTTGAAATCGCAGGCAGCCAATCGACGCTCGCCTTTAACAGCGAATCTCCCAACGAGCTTTGGATCGGTCATCGAGACCAACCCAGCGAAACGTTGTTGCGTGATCCGACTTTGATGTCGCAGCAGGCAGGGAAAATCGCCAATTTTCCCGGCGGTCACAACGAAGGTTTCCCCGATACCTTCAAGCAACTATTCCGTAGTTTCTATGGTTACATCGCCAGCGAAGATCGCCCGGCTCGGCGACCGTTCCCGACGTTCGAAGACGGACACCACGAAGTCCTGCTTTGCGAAGCGATCTTGAAAAGTCATCGCAAGCAAGCTTGGCAATCGGTCAATGCCGATGGCTGA
- a CDS encoding sugar transferase, with protein MIGKFILRHLRPPQTRDPDALIGGIEFNREVARERLRAVRRAIPFCVVTIDLAIEQSERRRRIKRSEQRSSEQKLRDILRYRVRSTDYKAQLGPQRFAVLLVDTPEMGGRAALDRIESLCESRGLQALLTLKVHDPDGFHSNDNGQDVRSNLTDFGGRRRNDVSDSFDSTEIPWSPVDYGSSESDGVACVASPPRTLRSEQTAETRLAGRRCQTSVQWSLNDENVCRSKIRRRWNKRMLDVGGAAVGLVVLSPIFLVVAIAIKLTSSGPVFFRQIREGKGGRPFVILKFRTMVVDAEQQQDELKSASHRDGPAFKIKNDPRVTAVGKFLRKTCIDELPQLINVLRGEMSLVGPRPLPWHESQACDRWHRRRLDVKPGMTCHWQIDKTAATTFDDWMRLDLQYVDRSSTWQDLRLIARTTVVPMTGRGSD; from the coding sequence GTGATCGGCAAGTTTATCCTCCGACACCTACGACCTCCGCAAACGCGTGATCCTGACGCGCTGATTGGCGGAATTGAGTTTAATCGCGAAGTCGCGCGCGAACGATTGCGTGCTGTCCGCCGCGCGATTCCATTTTGTGTCGTGACGATTGATCTGGCGATCGAGCAATCGGAACGCCGACGCCGCATCAAACGCTCCGAGCAGAGATCCTCTGAGCAAAAACTGCGAGACATCCTTCGCTATCGAGTCCGCTCGACCGACTACAAAGCACAACTCGGCCCGCAGCGATTTGCGGTCCTGCTCGTCGACACACCGGAGATGGGCGGGCGGGCGGCCTTGGATCGGATCGAGTCGCTTTGTGAATCTCGTGGGCTACAAGCACTGCTGACGCTGAAGGTTCACGATCCAGATGGCTTTCATTCCAATGATAACGGTCAAGACGTTCGATCGAACTTGACAGACTTCGGCGGCCGTCGGCGAAACGATGTAAGCGACTCGTTTGATTCAACGGAGATTCCCTGGTCACCAGTGGACTATGGAAGTTCGGAATCCGACGGGGTAGCGTGTGTTGCGTCCCCACCCCGGACACTTCGCTCGGAGCAAACCGCAGAAACGCGTTTAGCCGGGCGACGTTGTCAAACGTCGGTTCAATGGTCACTCAACGACGAGAACGTTTGCCGTTCCAAGATACGTCGTCGGTGGAATAAACGTATGCTAGACGTTGGTGGTGCGGCGGTGGGGTTGGTCGTGCTAAGCCCAATCTTTTTGGTCGTTGCGATCGCGATCAAATTGACCAGTTCCGGGCCTGTCTTCTTTCGTCAAATTCGTGAAGGAAAGGGCGGTCGACCGTTCGTCATTTTGAAATTCCGCACGATGGTCGTCGATGCCGAACAACAACAAGACGAGCTAAAATCCGCGAGCCACCGCGACGGACCGGCCTTTAAAATCAAGAATGATCCTCGAGTCACCGCTGTTGGTAAGTTCTTGCGTAAAACTTGTATCGACGAACTTCCACAACTGATCAACGTCCTGCGTGGGGAGATGTCGCTTGTTGGTCCGCGGCCGTTGCCATGGCACGAAAGCCAAGCGTGTGATCGTTGGCATCGTCGACGCTTGGACGTTAAACCGGGGATGACATGCCATTGGCAAATCGACAAAACGGCGGCAACCACGTTTGATGATTGGATGCGATTGGATTTGCAATACGTCGATCGTAGCTCCACTTGGCAGGACTTGCGACTGATCGCGAGGACGACGGTTGTTCCAATGACGGGACGGGGAAGCGATTAA
- a CDS encoding 3-keto-disaccharide hydrolase: MKHIFSLALLVAAVILVNPVSAEEGWTSLFNGESLDGWSVKSGYATYEVEDGGVIVGKTAEGTKNTFLCTDDEYGDFELTFEVKCDEGLNSGVQIRSKFKSEKFADDYGGRVYGPQVEIETGPGQAGWIYAEATGRGWLSPEPQSKDKSVNQHDHFKTGEWNKYRIVAKGATIQTFINGQQIADLTDEKIYETHPKGVIGLQVHGIRSGAGPFEVRWRNLKLKSL; this comes from the coding sequence ATGAAACACATCTTTTCTCTTGCCCTGCTCGTTGCCGCCGTCATTTTGGTGAACCCCGTTTCAGCCGAAGAGGGCTGGACGTCACTTTTCAATGGCGAGTCACTCGACGGCTGGAGCGTCAAAAGTGGATATGCAACCTACGAAGTGGAAGACGGCGGCGTGATCGTTGGCAAGACTGCCGAAGGAACCAAGAACACTTTCCTCTGCACCGACGACGAGTACGGCGATTTTGAGCTGACCTTCGAAGTGAAGTGCGACGAAGGACTGAACTCCGGCGTCCAAATCCGCTCGAAGTTCAAGAGTGAAAAATTTGCCGATGACTACGGCGGTCGGGTCTATGGTCCACAAGTTGAAATCGAAACCGGACCAGGACAAGCCGGTTGGATTTACGCCGAAGCCACCGGTCGAGGATGGCTGTCCCCCGAACCGCAGTCAAAAGACAAGTCCGTCAACCAACACGATCACTTCAAGACCGGCGAATGGAACAAGTACCGGATCGTTGCGAAAGGGGCAACGATCCAGACGTTCATCAACGGCCAGCAAATCGCTGACCTCACTGACGAAAAGATTTACGAAACCCATCCCAAAGGCGTGATCGGCTTGCAAGTTCATGGCATTCGGTCGGGTGCCGGTCCTTTCGAAGTTCGCTGGCGAAACCTGAAACTGAAGTCGCTGTAG
- a CDS encoding redoxin domain-containing protein, with protein MRLQLLVAIVLATFSFHVTSVFAQKPETQPVLLQMVRDNAIHQELNLSSDQIEQIREALKPIDGPWFRVRIRPVEERIETIGALTEQLENSLRGILTAEQTKRLDQLRNQALGTRMVVRDQVAAALGIDETERQSLYDTFRKTDAVVKDMREKVNAGEIDSKKAAAKVKQAQQVERKGLTDGLSTEQRIKLVDLTGESFDFSKVQRTYPVAPELTLEGAQWLQGSEINLEDLRGKVVAVHFYAFQCINCRRNLPHYNAWQTDYADEGLVIIGIQTPETSRERKPDEVAAAMRSENIEYPVLMDTQSANWKQWSNTMWPTVYLIDKQGYLRRWWQGELNWKETPGEQQMRQTIELLLAEED; from the coding sequence ATGAGACTGCAACTGTTGGTGGCGATCGTACTGGCAACGTTTTCATTTCACGTAACCTCCGTCTTTGCCCAAAAGCCGGAAACCCAGCCGGTCTTGTTGCAGATGGTTCGTGACAACGCGATCCATCAGGAGCTGAATCTCTCGAGTGACCAAATCGAGCAGATTCGCGAAGCATTGAAGCCGATCGACGGTCCTTGGTTTCGAGTCCGCATTCGACCGGTCGAAGAGCGAATCGAAACGATCGGGGCGCTCACCGAACAACTTGAGAATTCGCTTAGAGGAATCCTCACTGCGGAACAAACCAAGCGTCTTGATCAACTACGTAACCAAGCCTTGGGAACACGGATGGTCGTCCGCGATCAGGTAGCCGCAGCGCTGGGCATCGATGAAACCGAACGCCAGTCATTGTATGACACGTTTCGAAAGACTGATGCCGTCGTCAAGGATATGCGGGAAAAGGTGAATGCCGGCGAGATTGATTCGAAGAAAGCAGCGGCCAAAGTCAAACAGGCACAGCAGGTCGAGCGGAAAGGATTGACCGACGGGTTATCCACCGAACAGCGAATCAAGTTAGTTGACTTGACCGGAGAGAGCTTCGACTTTTCGAAAGTCCAACGAACGTACCCGGTCGCGCCCGAATTGACGCTCGAAGGCGCACAGTGGCTTCAGGGCAGCGAAATAAATCTGGAGGATTTGCGTGGCAAGGTCGTTGCCGTGCATTTTTATGCGTTTCAGTGCATCAACTGCCGTCGTAATCTGCCGCACTACAACGCTTGGCAAACCGACTATGCCGATGAGGGGTTGGTGATCATCGGAATTCAGACGCCCGAGACGTCGCGCGAACGCAAACCGGATGAGGTCGCCGCCGCGATGAGGAGTGAAAACATCGAGTACCCGGTGTTGATGGACACCCAGTCGGCTAACTGGAAACAATGGTCCAACACGATGTGGCCGACCGTTTATTTGATCGACAAGCAGGGGTACCTACGTCGCTGGTGGCAGGGCGAGCTGAATTGGAAAGAAACGCCCGGCGAGCAACAGATGCGACAAACGATCGAACTGCTGCTCGCCGAGGAAGACTGA
- a CDS encoding ROK family protein, whose amino-acid sequence MAESSSQPRFVGIDLGGTSAKIAIADRAGHVMQQATVSTQADGRPTPVIESIRNQIRQLCDQADHPVEQLKGIGMGVPGLVDIVTGTTKFLPNLPTQWRDIEVAEQLADTFRCPVKLLNDVRTATLGELRFGYGRSTPEATFAFFSIGTGIGGGLVIDGKVHLGRLGAAGELGHQTIVPDGLPCGCGNRGCLETLASGPAITAEGIRLMLSGLAPKLRELTDGHCDRVNPETMAEAADDDTLVDEAIRRAAAFLGIGAANVVSMVHPDAIVVGGGVSLLGDRLINEVRNQIQTRVRMFPTDQIEVICSTLSADAGLRGAIALAIDSA is encoded by the coding sequence ATGGCTGAGTCAAGTTCGCAACCTCGGTTTGTCGGCATTGACCTAGGCGGCACGTCGGCGAAGATCGCGATCGCCGATCGAGCCGGTCACGTCATGCAACAAGCGACGGTGTCAACGCAAGCGGATGGTCGCCCCACCCCTGTGATCGAATCAATTCGAAATCAGATTCGGCAGCTTTGTGATCAAGCGGATCATCCGGTCGAGCAGTTAAAAGGGATCGGGATGGGAGTCCCCGGACTGGTCGACATCGTAACCGGCACGACAAAGTTCCTGCCTAATCTACCGACGCAGTGGCGCGACATAGAGGTTGCCGAGCAGTTGGCCGATACGTTTCGGTGTCCGGTCAAGTTGCTCAATGACGTGCGAACGGCGACGCTCGGTGAACTGCGTTTTGGCTATGGAAGGTCGACCCCCGAAGCCACCTTCGCGTTCTTTTCGATCGGAACCGGTATCGGGGGCGGGTTGGTGATCGACGGCAAAGTGCACTTAGGACGTCTGGGCGCGGCAGGCGAACTCGGACATCAAACAATCGTTCCCGATGGACTTCCTTGCGGTTGTGGGAATCGCGGGTGTTTAGAAACGTTGGCAAGCGGGCCTGCGATCACCGCCGAAGGCATTCGCCTGATGCTCAGTGGACTGGCGCCAAAGTTACGCGAGCTCACGGACGGTCATTGCGATCGGGTCAATCCCGAAACCATGGCTGAAGCCGCCGACGATGACACCTTAGTCGACGAAGCGATCAGGCGCGCCGCAGCGTTCCTTGGGATCGGCGCGGCGAATGTTGTTTCGATGGTTCATCCCGATGCGATCGTTGTCGGAGGCGGAGTATCGCTACTAGGTGACCGACTGATTAACGAAGTTCGAAATCAAATTCAAACCCGTGTAAGAATGTTTCCAACCGATCAGATTGAGGTCATTTGTTCGACGTTGTCCGCCGACGCCGGCCTACGTGGCGCGATCGCATTGGCGATTGATTCCGCATAG
- a CDS encoding LuxR C-terminal-related transcriptional regulator, which produces MNQEPSMGYSPASLTPVRPVVFAASKDSAWLSRVGQAANAEGYRFQTSPSITSLVNQAATTEEIACIFLDYDPRMQQWSSIEQLLFEKNVAAPVVLVLDETSGMSASEAVARIAHVVAFNSMETHEIVDSVRDAVALSNLVTHQFDVLRCHRLYQTLPERQRKIVDFVVEGAPNKQIATKLKVSVKTIERERQKAYRHLNVRSTAEMTRVVILGGLHDVIFPVARSRNSLVDRRIDQRSLEPTKSSNLSPTTSMMPSMNPSSVPTNTYGSI; this is translated from the coding sequence ATGAATCAGGAACCTTCCATGGGCTACTCACCGGCGTCATTGACACCGGTACGGCCCGTCGTCTTTGCCGCGAGCAAGGACTCGGCATGGCTTTCTCGCGTGGGCCAAGCGGCAAACGCAGAGGGCTATCGTTTTCAGACCTCCCCGTCGATCACGTCGCTTGTCAACCAAGCCGCGACGACCGAAGAGATCGCTTGCATTTTCCTGGATTACGATCCGCGAATGCAACAGTGGTCAAGCATCGAGCAGCTGCTGTTCGAAAAGAACGTCGCGGCTCCGGTTGTGCTCGTCCTGGACGAAACCAGTGGAATGTCGGCTTCGGAAGCTGTCGCGCGGATCGCACATGTGGTTGCGTTCAATAGTATGGAAACGCACGAGATCGTTGACTCGGTTCGTGACGCCGTCGCACTAAGCAACTTGGTGACGCATCAGTTCGATGTGCTTCGATGCCATCGACTTTACCAGACCCTTCCCGAACGCCAACGTAAAATCGTTGACTTCGTCGTCGAAGGTGCTCCCAACAAACAGATCGCAACCAAACTTAAGGTTTCGGTGAAAACGATCGAGCGGGAGAGGCAAAAAGCGTATCGTCACCTGAATGTCCGAAGTACCGCAGAGATGACTCGCGTGGTCATCCTTGGTGGACTGCATGATGTGATCTTCCCGGTCGCTCGATCACGCAACAGTCTTGTCGATCGACGTATCGATCAGCGTTCACTTGAACCGACGAAGAGTTCAAACCTATCACCGACGACGTCGATGATGCCTTCGATGAACCCTTCGAGTGTTCCCACGAACACTTATGGATCCATTTGA
- a CDS encoding GumC family protein, translating to MNSNVVDPSDGRNGQHLGFHERHEARAVSVQGEEGEFWASVTPSDLLQNALRHWPSILLVTLFVASITVALLIVWPNRYGSDGMLYVRLGRAAVSVDPTAQNAGAGVSIQETRSAEIQSVAQMIASREIAERAVEQIGVETILQPRSWVDRLFDKVDALSSGTAPASESKLPLDEATAQLRREVAIKRVRKWLHIDVPKNGYAIAVSIIGPDPFLAQAITQSVMDHYKNFHVEAHRSDGSLEFFKQQVAESRDLATKTRETLQRARSDAGWTSIESAETTLRERIIALEVALDATEGEFAEARQRRDSLQTLLASTEEWIPTEVTRGMANAASDSMKTQLFDQQVDESEQLATLRPEHPRFRLLQEKMARSQNIVADEAKERELRREALNPLWQQLESELSLANAKADGLAKKSESLESRLAMAKESLLQLNQDAVDLARLKWEADIAEETLLEHSRSLEEARFVSELDRNNMSDVTVIQDASLNLKKVSPSRALLAIVGVMLGFALGLFQALLRHPIRSATHRSITSHPHNSVPPRPHSASELWHDSGDIRGETEPSDRSMAEPVPALPR from the coding sequence ATGAATTCAAATGTTGTCGATCCGAGTGACGGTCGCAATGGCCAACACCTCGGTTTTCACGAACGACATGAGGCACGCGCCGTTTCGGTTCAGGGTGAAGAAGGCGAATTCTGGGCATCGGTGACCCCCTCAGATCTTCTACAGAATGCGCTTCGACACTGGCCGTCGATCCTCTTAGTCACGTTGTTCGTTGCCTCGATCACGGTGGCATTACTGATCGTTTGGCCGAATCGCTATGGCAGCGATGGCATGCTCTATGTCCGACTCGGACGTGCCGCGGTTTCGGTTGATCCGACGGCTCAGAATGCCGGCGCCGGTGTTTCGATTCAGGAAACCCGTTCGGCCGAGATCCAAAGTGTGGCTCAGATGATCGCCAGCCGCGAAATCGCCGAGCGCGCGGTCGAGCAGATTGGTGTAGAGACGATCCTTCAGCCCCGATCTTGGGTTGATCGTTTGTTTGATAAAGTCGACGCGTTGTCTTCGGGCACAGCACCAGCGTCGGAATCGAAGTTGCCTCTTGACGAAGCTACCGCCCAACTTCGTCGCGAAGTCGCGATCAAACGCGTTCGCAAATGGCTTCACATTGACGTGCCTAAAAACGGCTATGCGATTGCAGTTTCCATCATCGGTCCGGATCCGTTTCTGGCCCAGGCAATCACTCAATCGGTGATGGATCACTACAAAAACTTCCATGTCGAAGCGCACCGTAGCGACGGGTCATTGGAGTTTTTCAAACAGCAAGTTGCCGAGAGTCGTGACCTCGCGACCAAAACCCGTGAAACGCTTCAACGCGCCCGTAGTGACGCCGGTTGGACGAGTATCGAATCGGCGGAGACAACTTTGAGAGAACGAATCATCGCCTTAGAAGTCGCCCTCGATGCGACCGAAGGTGAGTTCGCCGAAGCTCGCCAGCGGCGTGACTCGTTGCAAACCCTTTTGGCGTCGACCGAAGAATGGATTCCGACGGAAGTCACCCGCGGCATGGCCAATGCGGCTAGCGATTCGATGAAGACACAACTCTTTGATCAACAAGTCGACGAAAGCGAGCAACTCGCGACGCTGCGGCCCGAACATCCACGCTTTCGATTGCTGCAAGAAAAAATGGCTCGCAGTCAAAACATTGTCGCTGACGAAGCCAAAGAACGTGAACTTCGTCGCGAAGCCTTGAACCCACTTTGGCAACAACTGGAAAGTGAACTGTCACTCGCAAATGCCAAGGCCGATGGCCTTGCCAAGAAAAGCGAATCGCTGGAGTCGCGTTTAGCGATGGCGAAAGAGTCGTTGCTGCAACTCAACCAAGATGCCGTGGACCTTGCGCGACTGAAGTGGGAAGCGGATATTGCCGAGGAAACGCTGCTCGAACATTCGCGAAGCCTCGAAGAGGCCCGCTTCGTTTCTGAATTAGACCGCAACAACATGTCCGATGTGACTGTGATCCAAGACGCGTCCTTAAATCTTAAAAAGGTCAGTCCGTCACGTGCGTTATTGGCAATCGTCGGCGTGATGCTTGGGTTTGCACTGGGACTCTTTCAGGCTTTGTTGCGACATCCGATTCGTTCGGCAACGCATCGTTCAATCACATCTCACCCGCACAATTCGGTTCCCCCACGCCCACATTCGGCGAGTGAATTATGGCACGACTCCGGTGACATACGCGGTGAAACCGAACCCAGTGACCGTTCCATGGCCGAGCCCGTGCCGGCTCTACCCCGCTAG